A genomic segment from Glycine max cultivar Williams 82 chromosome 1, Glycine_max_v4.0, whole genome shotgun sequence encodes:
- the LOC100796310 gene encoding transcriptional elongation regulator MINIYO isoform X2: MENQKGKGGEQPKKKVVNTSSLQINQNDSFHLVGSIVEKGISDSHNNNPTTTPFHFFPKPTVLPFPVARHRSHGPHWRPLSSKGNDDGEGDDNVEDEEDKNFQEFEKVSAFAMPVQRRRKKGLDFRKWKEITRDDSSSMGKETEEDVSSFSQTTGKKNKKGSKSTYKKTSSSDDNVISPMKVDTKPLLDNSDGGFINSTTTMEVDTSNKVNHQAKVKYTRIFDDKGQNESVPGLDQISSDRMADYNFGSLDLQRPGQTDLTSSMRSCPSSNSIRSEKESVSLESEIDAENRAQIQQMSAEEIAEAQAEIMEKMSPALLKALQKRGQDKLKKLKSEVGTGSDSVNGHVQSPQDAKHLHTEDGITQTVIAPPSKEKLDDEKISTKTSTTASSSAWNAWSNRVEAVRELRFSLAGDVVDSERVSVYDNVNERDYLRTEGDPGASGYTIKEAVALTRSVIPGQRALALHLLSSVLDKALHYICKDRTGYMTKNENKVDKSVDWEAVWAFALGPEPELVLSLRICLDDNHNSVVLACTKVVQSVLSYDANENYCDMSEIATCDMDICTAPVFRSRPDINDGFLQGGFWKYSAKPSNILPFSDDSMDNETEGKHTIQDDIVVAAQDFTVGLVRMGILPRLRYLLEKDPTTALEECIISILIAIARHSPTCANAVLKCERLVQTIVNRFTADNFELRSSMTKSVKLLKVFARLDQKTCLEFIKKGYFQAMTWNLYQSPSSVDHWLRLGKEKCKLTSALIVEQMRFWRVCIQYGYCVSYFLEMFPALCFWLNPPSFEKLVENDVLDESTSISREAYLVLESLAGRLPNLFSKQCLNNQLPESAGDTEVWSWNYVGPMVDLAIKWIASRSDPEVSKFFEGQKEGRCDFPFRDLSATPLLWVYAAVTRMLFRVLERMTWGDTISSFETEGHVPWLPEFVPKIGLELIKYWFLGFSASFGAKFGRDSEGESFMKELVYLRQKDDIEMSLASTCCLNGMVKIITTIDNLILSAKAGICSLPRQEQSLSKEGKVLEDGIVNGCLVELRYMLDAFMFSVSSGWHHIQSIESFGRGGPVPGAGIGWGAPSGGFWSATFLLAQIDAKFLVSLLEIFENASKGVVTEETTFIIQRVNAGLGLCLTAGPREKVVVEKALDLLFHVSVLKNLDLCIHNFLFNRRGRTFGWQHEEEDYMHLRRMLSSHFRSRWLSVKVKSKSVDGSSSSGIKTSPKVGACLETIYEDSDMSSMTSPCCNSLMIEWAHQKLPLPVHFYLSPISTIFHSKRAGTKKVDDVLHDPSYLIEVAKCGLFFVLGVEAMSIFHGTDIPSPVEQVSLTWKLHSLSVNFLVGMEILEQDRSRVTFEALQDLYGELLDKARLNQSKEVISNDKKHLEFLRFQTEIHESYSTFLEELVEQFSAVSYGDVIFGRQVSLYLHRYVETSIRLAAWNTLSNARVLELLPPLEKCFSGAEGYLEPAEDNEAILEAYTKSWVSDALDRAAIRGSVAYTLVVHHLSSFIFHACPMDKLLLRNRLARSLLRDYAGKQQHEGMLLNLIHHNKPPPSVMGEELNGGVLSERNWLESRLKVLVEACEGNSSLLIVVEKLKAAVEKSS; this comes from the exons ATGGAGAATCAAAAGGGCAAAGGAGGAGAGCAACCCAAGAAGAAGGTGGTGAACACGAGCTCCCTCCAAATAAACCAAAACGATTCCTTTCACTTGGTTGGTTCCATCGTGGAAAAGGGTATCTCTGATTCACACAACAACAACCCCACAACAACACCCTTCCATTTTTTCCCCAAGCCCACTGTTCTTCCTTTCCCCGTTGCGCGCCATCGTTCACATGGCCCT CATTGGCGTCCACTGAGCAGTAAAGGGAATGATGATGGTGAGGGTGATGATAATGTTGAGGATGAAGAAGATAAAAATTTCCaggagtttgaaaaagtttcagCCTTTGCCATGCCGGTACAAAGGAGGAGGAAAAAGGGTTTGGATTTTAGAAAATGGAAAGAGATCACTCGGGATGATAGTTCTTCCATGGGGAAGGAAACAGAGGAAGATGTGTCAAGCTTTAGCCAAACTACagggaaaaagaacaaaaagggCAGTAAGAGTACATACAAGAAAACCTCATCTTCAGATGATAATGTCATTTCTCCGATGAAAGTGGATACTAAACCACTGTTAGATAACTCAGATGGTGGGTTTATCAATTCAACTACGACTATGGAAGTAGATACATCAAATAAGGTAAATCACCAGGCAAAAGTTAAATACACCAGAATTTTTGATGACAAGGGACAAAATGAATCTGTGCCTGGATTGGACCAAATTTCCTCTGATAGGATGGCTGATTACAATTTTGGATCCCTAGATTTGCAAAGGCCAGGGCAAACTGACTTGACTTCAAGCATGCGGTCTTGTCCTAGTTCCAATAGTATTAGAAGTGAAAAAGAGTCTGTGTCTCTTGAGAGTGAAATTGATGCTGAGAATCGAGCTCAGATCCAGCAAATGTCAGCTGAGGAGATTGCAGAAGCCCAGGCTGAGATAATGGAGAAGATGAGCCCTGCATTACTAAAAGCACTACAGAAGAGGGGGCAGGATAAATTGAAGAAACTAAAATCTGAAGTGGGTACTGGCTCAGACTCTGTGAATGGACATGTTCAGAGTCCTCAGGATGCAAAACATCTGCACACAGAGGATGGCATCACTCAAACAGTGATTGCGCCGCCATCCAAAGAAAAGCTAGATGATGAGAAAATTAGCACAAAGACTTCAACCACCGCTAGTAGTAGCGCATGGAATGCTTGGAGCAATAGAGTTGAGGCTGTTAGGGAGCTACGATTTTCCTTGGCTGGGGATGTTGTTGATTCTGAACGTGTATCAGTCTATG ACAATGTCAATGAACGAGACTATCTACGGACCGAGGGAGATCCTGGTGCTTCCGGTTATACAATTAAAGAAGCAGTGGCACTCACTAGAAGTGTG attcctGGACAAAGAGCCCTTGCATTGCATCTCCTTTCGTCTGTGCTTGATAAGGCATTACACTATATTTGCAAAGACAGAACAGGGTATATGACAAAAAATGAGAACAAAGTTGACAAATCAGTTGACTGGGAAGCTGTTTGGGCTTTTGCACTGGGCCCAGAACCTGAGCTTGTGTTGTCACTTAG GATATGTCTTGATGATAACCACAATTCTGTAGTTCTGGCCTGCACAAAAGTTGTTCAATCTGTATTGAGTTATGATGCAAATGAGAACTACTGTGATATGTCAGAG ATAGCAACTTGTGACATGGATATTTGCACGGCTCCAGTTTTTAGGAGCAGACCAGATATTAATGATGGATTCCTTCAAGGGGGTTTCTGGAAGTACAGTGCCAAACCTTCTAATATTCTTCCTTTCAGCGATGATTCAATGGATAATGAGACTGAAGGAAAACATACTATTCAAGACGATATAGTGGTTGCTGCGCAAGATTTTACTGTAGGTCTAGTTCGCATGGGAATCCTTCCTAGGCTTCGTTATCTTTTGGAg AAAGATCCTACAACAGCTTTAGAAGAATGTATCATTTCTATACTGATTGCTATAGCGAGGCATTCACCTACATGTGCTAATGCTGTACTGAAATGTGAAAGACTTGTTCAGACAATTGTGAATAGATTTACTGCTGACAATTTTGAACTTCGATCTTCTATGACTAAATCTGTAAAACTCTTGAAG GTGTTTGCTCGGTTAGACCAGAAAACTTGTTTAGAGTTTATAAAGAAAGGGTATTTTCAGGCTATGACTTGGAATTTATATCAAAGTCCTTCCTCCGTTGACCACTGGCTAAGGCTAGGGAAGGAAAAATGTAAACTCACATCTGCTCTGATTGTTGAACAAATGCGTTTCTGGAGGGTCTGCATTCAATATGGATATTGTGTGTCTTACTTCTTGGAAATGTTCCCTGCCTTGTGTTTTTGGTTGAATCCACCTTCATTTGAAAAACTTGTTGAAAACGATGTTTTGGATGAATCTACTTCCATCTCTAGGGAGGCATACCTTGTTCTGGAGTCTTTGGCTGGAAGGCTTCCTAATCTATTTTCAAAGCAGTGTCTAAACAACCAACTTCCAGAGTCTGCTGGTGACACCGAGGTATGGTCTTGGAATTATGTTGGTCCAATGGTTGACTTAGCCATAAAGTGGATAGCAAGCAGAAGTGATCCAGAAGTATCCAAGTTCTTTGAGGGACAGAAAGAAGGAAGATGTGACTTTCCTTTCCGAGATCTTTCTGCAACTCCTTTGTTGTGGGTGTATGCTGCTGTGACTCGCATGCTTTTCAGAGTGCTTGAAAGAATGACATGGGGGGATACTATCAGCTCTTTTGAAACTGAAGGGCATGTGCCATGGCTTCCAGAATTTGTACCTAAGATTGGACTTGAGTTGATCAAATATTGGTTTTTGGGCTTTTCTGCATCCTTTGGGGCAAAATTTGGAAGAGATTCTGAAGGTGAATCTTTTATGAAGGAACTAGTTTATTTGAGGCAGAAGGATGATATTGAAATGTCTTTAGCTTCCACCTGTTGTCTAAATGGAATGGTCAAGATTATTACTACAATTGATAATCTGATACTGTCTGCCAAAGCTGGCATCTGTAGTCTCCCACGCCAAGAACAAAGTCtctcaaaagaaggaaaagtgcTTGAGGACGGCATTGTTAATGGGTGTTTGGTTGAGTTAAGGTATATGCTTGATGCTTTCATGTTTTCAGTTTCTTCAGGGTGGCACCACATACAGTCCATTGAGTCATTTGGCAGAGGAGGACCAGTTCCAGGGGCAGGAATTGGATGGGGTGCCCCAAGTGGAGGATTTTGGTCAGCAACATTTTTATTGGCACAAATAGATGCAAAATTTCTCGTCTCTTTGCTGGAAATTTTTGAAAATGCGTCTAAAGGTGTTGTGACTGAAGAAACAACCTTCATTATCCAAAGGGTGAATGCTGGCTTGGGATTGTGTTTAACTGCAGGACCTAGAGAAAAGGTTGTTGTAGAAAAGGCATTGGATCTCTTGTTCCATGTCTCTGTTTTGAAGAACCTTGATCTCTGCATACATAATTTTCTCTTCAATAGAAGGGGTAGAACTTTTGGCTGGCAACATGAAGAAGAGGATTACATGCACTTAAGAAGAATGTTATCATCTCATTTCAGGAGCAGATGGTTGTCTGTAAAGGTGAAGTCTAAATCTGTGGATGGCAGTAGTTCCTCTGGCATTAAGACCTCTCCAAAGGTTGGTGCTTGTTTGGAAACCATATATGAGGATTCAGACATGTCTTCCATGACAAGTCCGTGCTGTAATTCTTTAATGATAGAATGGGCTCACCAGAAACTACCACTTCCAGTTCACTTTTACCTTAGTCCAATCTCAACAATTTTCCATAGCAAGCGGGCTGGTACTAAAAAAGTTGATGATGTACTACATGATCCATCTTATCTGATTGAAGTTGCCAAATGTggacttttctttgttttaggtGTTGAAGCAATGTCCATTTTTCATGGCACTGACATTCCTTCTCCTGTTGAACAAGTATCATTGACATGGAAGTTACATTCCTTATCTGTCAATTTCCTTGTTGGAATGGAGATACTTGAACAAGATCGGAGCAGGGTTACTTTTGAAGCTTTGCAGGATCTTTATGGTGAGCTTCTTGATAAGGCAaggttaaaccaaagtaaagaAGTTATTTCAAATGATAAAAAGCATCTTGAGTTTCTGAGGTTCCAAACTGAGATTCATGAAAGTTACTCAACTTTTCTTGAAGAACTTGTGGAGCAGTTTTCTGCTGTTTCTTATGGTGATGTTATTTTTGGCCGGCAAGTTTCACTTTATCTACACCGTTATGTTGAAACTTCCATTCGACTTGCTGCCTGGAATACACTGTCCAATGCTCGTGTTCTTGAGCTTTTGCCACCTTTAGAAAAATGCTTTTCTGGTGCTGAAGGATACCTTGAACCTGctgag GATAATGAAGCCATTTTGGAGGCTTATACGAAGTCGTGGGTTTCTGATGCCCTTGACAGGGCTGCAATTCGAGGATCAGTTGCATATACTCTTGTTGTCCatcatctttcctcctttatATTTCATGCCTGTCCCATGGATAAGTTATTGCTGCGAAACAGACTTGCTAGGTCTCTGTTGCGAGATTATGCTGGGAAACAGCAACACGAG GGTATGTTACTGAACCTCATTCACCATAACAAGCCGCCACCATCTGTCATGGGAGAGGAGCTGAATGGTGGTGTACTTTCTGAAAGGAATTGGTTAGAGTCCAGATTAAAAGTATTGGTTGAGGCTTGTGAGGGAAATTCCTCTCTTTTGATAGTAGTAGAGAAGTTAAAGGCTGCTGTAGAAAAGAGTTCATAG